The following coding sequences lie in one Paramisgurnus dabryanus chromosome 16, PD_genome_1.1, whole genome shotgun sequence genomic window:
- the gcna gene encoding germ cell nuclear acidic protein, whose product MDPGTVSLFQRVSEKLGWDRHENLDKVEEKLVKGLNKSRRPAVGSIDSDQRHRTNKLLMSDSDEDSLKENLILLSSDDDDFDQFLAQRATPKSTFKQSTSAASKIRESIPVLSSDSDDEFESFLNRVKTPKTKVKSQSVSGSEEDSLKRFIVDSMSSDDDFIHDKRKTSISKGKQTPKLGAKTPKRLQKTEKLPPPRCDSPVFLSDGDDDSNVVMKSTWRSRHSRPPSEEHPNSSRDRERPAVPPPEITVSKHKTGDETCSSEEEFQSLLDRVRLNHNLGGKTQSPKSEPKPRAPCLSTPSAVSKKSQVTHTPIQTPISRPVSQTEPRAPANSRVVVCKTPGCFLQSLSVPGSSYCRGFKQNKEELTSKLYQLYNTSVFDNKLPADMSITWNKKMRKTAGYCISGQERGTGNRYARIELSVKVCDSADRLRDTLVHEMCHAATWLINNVRDGHGPFWRLYARKAMLAHPELPMVSRCHSYDINYKYQYQCNRCKNTIGRHSKSLDTSRFVCALCTGQLVLLTPSNQRGPTPFATFVKENYGTVRQELTGQSHADVMRKLSADFATKTRLSQS is encoded by the exons ATGGATCCTGGTACTGTGTCTCTGTTTCAAAGAGTTTCTGAGAAGCTCGGCTGGGATAGACATGAAAATCTTGATAAAGTTGAAGAAAAG TTGGTGAAGGGTTTGAATAAAAGCAGAAGGCCAGCGGTGGGCAGCATTGACTCAGACCAACGTCATCGGACAAACAAACTCCTGATGTCTGATAGCGATGAAGACTCGCTGAAAGAAAATCTAATATTATTGAGTTCAGATGATGACGACTTTGATCAAT TTCTTGCTCAAAGGGCTACACCAAAATCCACATTTAAACAGTCAACATCAGCTGCTAGTAAAATAAG AGAATCCATTCCTGTCTTGTCTTCAGATAGTGATGATGAGTTTGAAAGCT TTTTAAATCGAGTGAAAACCCCAAAGACTAAAGTGAAGTCCCAGTCTGTGAGCGGCAGTGAGGAGGACAG TTTGAAACGCTTTATAGTGGACAGCATGTCATCTGATGATGATTTTATTCATGACAAGAGGAAGACTTCCATTAGTAAAG GAAAACAAACTCCTAAACTAGGAGCTAAAACTCCTAAACGGCTTCAGAAGACAGAGAAACTTCCTCCGCCTCGCTGTGATTCTCCAGTTTTCCTCAGTGACGGCGATGATGACAGTAATGTTGTGATGAAGAGTACCTGGAGATCCAGACACAGCCGACCACCATCTGAAGAACATCCTAACTCCagtagagacagagagagacctGCGGTTCCTCCACCAGAGATCACAGTGAGCAAACACAAGACTGGAGATGAGACGTGCAGCTCTGAGGAAGAGTTTCAGTCTTTACTGGACCGAGTCAGACTTAATCACAATCTGGGAGGAAAAACACAAAGTCCAAAATCAG AACCCAAACCACGAGCGCCCTGTCTCTCAACACCATCTGCAGTGAGTAAGAAATCACAGGTAACCCATACTCCAATACAGACGCCCATCAGCAGACCTGTGAGTCAGACTGAACCCAGAGCTCCAGCAAACAGCAG AGTGGTGGTGTGTAAAACGCCAGGTTGTTTCCTGCAGTCTCTGTCTGTCCCTGGATCTTCATACTGCCGtggctttaaacaaaacaaagagGAGCTCACCAGTAAACTCTATCAGCTCTACAACACAAGTGTGTTTGACAACAAG CTTCCTGCTGATATGTCCATTACATGGAATAAGAAGATGAGGAAGACAGCTGGATATTGTATCTCGGGTCAAGAGCGAGGCACAGGAAACCGCTACGCCCGCATCGAGCTGTCTGTCAAAGTGTGTGACTCCGCAG ATCGGTTACGTGATACATTAGTTCATGAAATGTGTCATGCTGCCACGTGGCTCATAAACAACGTTCGTGATGGTCACGGGCCCTTCTGGAGACTCTATGCCCGTAAAGCGATGCTGGCACATCCCGAGCTGCCCATGGTGTCACGCTGTCACAGTTATGACATCAACTACAAGTATCAATATCAATGTAATCGCTGTAAGAACAC GATTGGGCGTCACTCTAAATCACTGGACACTAGCAGGTTCGTGTGTGCTTTGTGCACTGGGCAGTTGGTCTTACTGACTCCATCAAACCAGCGGGGACCCACACCCTTCGCCACATTCGTGAAGGAGAACTATGGTACAGTGAGACAGGAACTGACCGGTCAGAGTCACGCCGACGTCATGCGTAAACTCAGTGCCGACTTTGCCACAAAGACGCGTCTCAGTCAAAGCTGA
- the cetn2 gene encoding centrin-1, whose product MATSPKRPSLGAMAPRKKANPKPELTEEQRQEIREAFDLFDTDGSGYIEVKELKVAMRALGFEPKKEEIKKMIAEVDKDATGKISHSDFLAVMTQKMAEKDSKEEILKAFRLFDDDETGKISFRNLKRVAKELGENLTDEELQEMIDEADRDGDGEVNQQEFLRIMKKTCLY is encoded by the exons ATG GCAACTAGTCCCAAAAGACCCTCATTAGGGGCTATGGCCCCTCGTAAAAAAGCAAATCCAAAGCCTGAACTGACAGAGGAGCAAAGACAGGAGATCAGAGAGGCATTTGATCTGTTTGACACCGATGGTTCTGGTTACATTGAGGTGAAAGAATTAAAG GTGGCCATGCGTGCACTTGGTTTTGAGCCTAAAAAAGAAGAAATCAAGAAAATGATTGCAGAGGTTGATAAAGATGCTACTGGAAAAATCTCTCATAGTGATTTTCTCGCAGTGATGACCCAGAAAATG GCTGAGAAAGATTCAAAGGAAGAAATTCTTAAAGCATTTCGTCTGTTTGATGATGATGAGACCGGCAAAATATCCTTTAGGAATCTAAAGAGAGTCGCCAAAGAACTGGGTGAAAACCTCACGGATGAGGAACTACAG GAAATGATTGATGAAGCAGACAGAGATGGTGATGGGGAAGTAAACCAGCAGGAATTTCTTCGCATTATGAAGAAAACATGTTTGTACTGA
- the LOC135749464 gene encoding uncharacterized protein, with the protein MSSAGWPLTNTEAGINERRDVHVPEVSGCRDRLPDLNTLRSWDSSPSTDGRFMNVSLTHFLDNSPKAGWPLTNIEAGTSECKDAHGLDVGRRSDRFPELIHVQSWDSSLSADGKLMRVSSTHTVDESPKVLPLTNTEAGIDERREVHGLEVGGRSDRFPQLIHVRSRDSSLSADGKLMKVSPTHTVDESPKAGPSLNNTEGLEASVRGGRVPDLNNIQSRDSLPSTSRKWDDSPKEQRGEGRNGAGICGFIKGTWMAAKRHFLSRHKVEPFVPPLQPDTSSFNPGLSVPCASSDARPVINDSAAGVWSMPGQTSDADLISGADIRSHSDKSHSDSTYHSYSLSLSVDECGVIGEPAPMLFTLSSDSFPDPSNDSSSSESFNKAYIVDQGIKEQTLVFPVDECGADQRKDVDRPKLFCRGSDSFSYQSEESSQSTESSSSESLYETFTVENSTKGEPTRLDSDHGMKDEIATKKKQTGICGFFKRKWNKAKQTLNRCFKNKVAPMQPNTSTSNEALFEPTEGEVESYYKFGKLLGEGGFGLVCTGTRISDGQEVAMKIMSRRLNRQTIVIPGHSKPLPVEVALLIKMNEPPISPYAIKMLEWFIDSNYIIIIMEYPQPCLSLNHIIKCNRTLSEETARVIMRQTVQAVINCYDHEVFHSDIHPGNFLVNTKTLDTKLIDFGCGQLYTYGAFKSHKYIGVKDFFPPEVRRKFMFHAIPANVWCLGMVLYEMVNGYNSYVKSKEVQFANPNLSEDWTQKCWTPHWTQKTRVHQTLKIFKKTV; encoded by the exons ATGTCCTCAGCTGGTTGGCCCCTCACCAACACCGAGGCTGGCATTAATGAAAGGAGAGATGTCCATGTACCAGAAGTCAGTGGTTGCCGTGATCGTCTCCCCGACTTGAACACCCTTCGATCGTGGGATTCATCACCCTCCACTGATGGAAGGTTCATGAACGTGTCCCTGACACACTTTTTGGACAACAGTCCAAAAG CTGGTTGGCCCCTCACCAACATCGAGGCTGGCACAAGTGAGTGCAAAGATGCCCATGGACTGGACGTTGGCAGGCGCAGTGACCGATTCCCCGAATTGATTCACGTTCAATCGTGGGATTCGTCACTCTCCGCTGATGGAAAGCTCATGCGGGTGTCTTCAACACACACTGTGGACGAAAGTCCAAAAg TTTTGCCCCTCACCAACACCGAGGCTGGCATTGATGAGAGGAGAGAAGTCCATGGACTGGAAGTCGGCGGGCGCAGTGACCGATTCCCCCAATTGATTCACGTTCGATCGAGGGATTCGTCGCTCTCCGCTGATGGAAAGCTCATGAAGGTGTCCCCGACACACACTGTGGACGAAAGTCCAAAAG CAGGTCCGTCCCTCAACAACACAGAGGGACTGGAAGCTAGTGTTCGAGGTGGTCGTGTCCCTGATCTGAATAACATCCAGTCACGGGATTCATTGCCCTCCACTAGCAGAAAGTGGGATGACAGCCCAAAGG AACAACGTGGTGAAGGGAGGAATGGCGCAGGGATCTGCGGGTTCATCAAAGGAACTTGGATGGCTGCAAAGCGCCATTTCCTCAGCCGCCACAAAGTGGAGCCTTTCGTTCCACCACTACAACCGGACACAAGTTCATTTAATCCAGGGCTGTCTGTCCCGTGTGCATCATCCGATGCACGTCCGGTTATTAATGACAGTGCAGCTGGGGTTTGGTCTATGCCAGGCCAAACTTCTGACGCAGATCTCATTTCTGGAGCGGACATCAGGTCCCATTCGGACAAGTCCCATTCGGACAGCACGTACCATTCGTACAGCTTGTCCCTCTCCGTCGATGAGTGCGGAGTTATTGGTGAGCCAGCACCAATGCTGTTTACCTTAAGCAGCGATTCTTTCCCTGATCCGTCAAATGACAGCAGCTCCAGTGAAAGCTTTAACAAAGCATACATTGTTGATCAAGGCATAAAAG AGCAAACACTAGTTTTTCCCGTCGATGAGTGCGGAGCTGATCAGAGGAAAGATGTTGACAGACCAAAGCTGTTTTGCCGTGGCAGCGATTCTTTCTCGTACCAGTCGGAAGAATCTAGTCagtcaactgaaagcagctcCAGTGAGAGCTTGTACGAAACCTTCACTGTTGAAAACAGTACAAAGGGAGAACCCACAAGACTGGACAGTGATCATGGCATGAAAG ATGAAATTGCCACAAAGAAAAAGCAGACGGGAATCTGTGGGTTTTTTAAGAGGAAGTGGAATAAAGCAAAGCAAACGTTAAACCGCTGTTTTAAGAATAAAGTGGCACCAATGCAGCCAAACACGAGTACCTCTAATGAAGCTCTTTTTGAGCCTACAGAGG GAGAAGTAGAGTCTTACTATAAGTTTGGCAAATTGCTGGGAGAAGGAGGATTTGGATTGGTCTGTACTGGTACCCGCATTTCTGATGGCCAAGAG GTTGCCATGAAAATCATGTCAAGGCGGCTGAATAGACAGACCATTGTTATT CCGGGACATTCCAAACCTCTGCCTGTAGAAGTGGCACTACTGATTAAGATGAATGAACCTCCCATAAGTccatatgccataaaaatgttgGAGTGGTTCATAGACTCAAACTACATCATCATTATTATGGAGTACCCTCAACCCTGCCTAAGCTTGAACCACATCATCAAATGCAATCGTACACTGAGTGAAGAAACCGCTCGTGTAATAATGCGTCAAACGGTACAGGCAGTAATAAACTGCTATGACCACGAAGTCTTTCACAGCGACATCCATCCAGGCAACTTCCTAGTCAACACAAAGACGTTAGACACCAAGCTGATTGACTTCGGTTGTGGTCAGCTATATACTTATGGCGCCTTCAAAAGTCACAAGTACATAG GGGTAAAAGATTTCTTTCCACCGGAAGTCAGACGGAAATTCATGTTTCACGCCATCCCAGCAAACGTCTGGTGTCTAGGAATGGTCCTGTACGAAATGGTTAATGGATACAATTCGTACGTGAAATCCAAAGAAGTCCAGTTTGCTAACCCCAATTTATCCGAAG ATTGGACACAAAAGTGCTGGACACCACACTGGACTCAGAAGACCAGAGTACACCAGACCTTAaaaatatt caaaaaaaccGTGTGA